Genomic segment of Clostridium sp. Marseille-P299:
GCCCTGTTGGATAAGATTTAAGTGCAGCATCAATTGTATCAAAAATACATTTCGCAGCCTTTTTCTGGAAATCTTTATTGATTAATAATTGATAATCACTAGGATTTGATAAAAAGGCTAATTCAATTAGTACGGATGGTACTGAGTTCTTACTAATAACAACAAAGTTACCATTAACAATACCACGATTATTCGTACCTAGTGTACGAGATAAGTTATTTACCAATAGAGTAGCGAGTTTTTTACTATCAAGTCCACTTTTTAATGCTGCTTTATTGGCTGCTGTATAATATACATTGGTTCCTCTTGCTGCTGTACTGGTAGCTGAATTTACATGTAGACTTACAAATAAATCGGCTTCAACCTGTTTTGCAAAACCTGCTCTCTCATACAAATCAATTCTTGTATCGTCAATTCTTGTATAATAAATCTTAATATCGGAATTTTCAAAATAATCCTTCGCGTAATTGTTTAAGATATTAAATACAATGTCTTTTTCCTTTGTACTTCCATTCATAGTACCAGGGTCATTTCCACCGTGACCTGCATCTAATACTACTATCTTTTGATACATTTCACTTGGATTGGCGATTTTTACATTCAATTGGTTTGTACCATAATCCAAAGCATAACCTTGAATTTTACTAGTTTTTATAATGATTTTTGTTTTTCCGCCTTCGTATTTTACAGATACACTGGTTACTCGTTCATGATTTGTAATAATTGGATTTGCTTTATAGTAATCCACATAATTGCCACTTAGGCTAATCACGATTTGTTTATTGTAATATTGATCTTCATCACTGATACTGCTAGCTGTTACTCCAGATGGTAGAGAAATGGCAACTGTATCAGAATCTACTGTACTTGTTTGATTTTCTTCAAAAGATAGATAGAACTGATTTTTATCTTTCTTTACGCTGTACTCTGCACCAACGAATGGCTTTTGAATGACTAATTGTGAAGAATTTTTTGATGTAGTTTCTAAGAATACGAAACTTACTTCTGTTGAGGAATCTGTAGCATATTGCATTTCATCCATTGTGCTAGTAGCGTCTGGCATATTTAAATAAACATAATAATTATCATCAGTAACTTCTACATTCATATCATTTATACTATTTAATGATATAAATTCACTTCCTGTTGTATCTTTTCCACCAGTTACTTTTGTTAAATAATTTGGATAAACGGTCACAATAATACTTGTACCATCCTCTGATAACTTCATAGTATAGAAGTAACCTGAGTTATTTAATTTAAAATTAACTGATAAATCGCTTGTACTGCTGTCACTTGAAACAGATACACTAGAAACAAGTTGACTATCTACATAATAAGCTTGTTCATTTATAATTGCATTCTTAATACTTAAGGTAATATTGTCATCCTTTTTAGTTGCAGTTACAGCAGATGGCGCATTAAGAAGTGACACTACAAAAGTTTCGTAAAATACATCTTGAATTGAAGAATCACGATAGATACTTAAAATACTTGTATCATTTGTTGAGTCTGTTGTAATTGTCTGTTCTGCATTATAATTTTCTATTTCTTTCGTAGCTAAATCTACTTCCGTTTTATATTTGTCCTCTGTACTCCATGTAAAATAATTTGTTTTCTCAGCTGGAATTGAGCCTGAATTACCAGAGCCACCAGTGGAAGGTGTTGGCGTTGGCGTTAAAGTTGGTGCTACTGTTGGTGTTGGAGTTATTTTACTACTTTCACCTACAGAACTTGTTGTTGTTATTGTAGAAGTTTGGGTTTTGTCACTCCATGAATAATCGTAGCCAAGGGCTTTTGCAAGGAACTGACCAGGAACTAACACAAATTCTTTAT
This window contains:
- a CDS encoding N-acetylmuramoyl-L-alanine amidase; protein product: MRKNFKNYKRICTLLIMSLLIGSTPGSVTYGANSLKLYSYETKKTTTYKDKQISYVINGKIIDLGNTPGILSDNGVALGSYIHVFQKTLGLKCSLNKSTKKITISDGDTTLTMTVGSKKAYVNGKAVSMNAAPVTYKYVSANKALTLVPTRFVAETFGYNYNWNSSTSTVTITKPLKLNYDNKDVTYTGVTGKVVVDGKNINVTTLPTILISNTAMVQAWKVFAQSMGVTYKINNSTNEITFTKGNITVEMKLGSTSATINGTVVDCGVAPRYVTNLDNNKEFVLVPGQFLAKALGYDYSWSDKTQTSTITTTSSVGESSKITPTPTVAPTLTPTPTPSTGGSGNSGSIPAEKTNYFTWSTEDKYKTEVDLATKEIENYNAEQTITTDSTNDTSILSIYRDSSIQDVFYETFVVSLLNAPSAVTATKKDDNITLSIKNAIINEQAYYVDSQLVSSVSVSSDSSTSDLSVNFKLNNSGYFYTMKLSEDGTSIIVTVYPNYLTKVTGGKDTTGSEFISLNSINDMNVEVTDDNYYVYLNMPDATSTMDEMQYATDSSTEVSFVFLETTSKNSSQLVIQKPFVGAEYSVKKDKNQFYLSFEENQTSTVDSDTVAISLPSGVTASSISDEDQYYNKQIVISLSGNYVDYYKANPIITNHERVTSVSVKYEGGKTKIIIKTSKIQGYALDYGTNQLNVKIANPSEMYQKIVVLDAGHGGNDPGTMNGSTKEKDIVFNILNNYAKDYFENSDIKIYYTRIDDTRIDLYERAGFAKQVEADLFVSLHVNSATSTAARGTNVYYTAANKAALKSGLDSKKLATLLVNNLSRTLGTNNRGIVNGNFVVISKNSVPSVLIELAFLSNPSDYQLLINKDFQKKAAKCIFDTIDAALKSYPTGR